The following are encoded together in the Coffea eugenioides isolate CCC68of unplaced genomic scaffold, Ceug_1.0 ScVebR1_2364;HRSCAF=3379, whole genome shotgun sequence genome:
- the LOC113756465 gene encoding uncharacterized protein LOC113756465 has translation MYLMQLLRARSELSSNGLSELKGSGASTQASSSSSSSSESEYIPSPAHSPVRAMAQPEQPVQPVAGTAAQAVPLEAAPLRAKAGPARKSGYRLQRSRYHPSHLETGGCGRTGTGGEGWKAQFFNVKNIGFPPPTWREETQVSDPLPSPLPEAELDRLLSSDLRLSVKEFNNAQLWAAGLIRANVSTSAPDTRPLTLDDLATLKRFSQLLKLGGAGSSSAPTSAPSAVPASSVPPPPPPVPTQQALAQSSPAEEHGKKKRKKSTAKRARTEVTSSPAQAEESAPTPHQFGHYGVNSAE, from the exons ATGTATCTGATGCAACTGCTGAGAGCACGTTCCGAGTTGAGCAGCAATGGGCTGAGTGAACTGAAAGGGAGCGGGGCTAGTACGCAAGCGAG TTCCTCATCTTCTAGCTCGTCAGAGTCGGAATACATCCCTTCCCCTGCTCATTCTCCTGTTCGAGCAATGGCTCAACCCGAACAGCCTGTTCAGCCTGTAGCTGGGACTGCTGCTCAAGCAGTTCCACTTGAAGCAGCTCCACTTCGAGCTAAGGCAGGGCCAGCTAGGAAGTCCGGTTATAGACTTCAGCGAAGTCGATACCATCCCTCCCATCTTGAAACAGGAGGATGTGGACGAACTGGAACTGGTGGGGAA GGTTGGAAGGCACAGTTTTTCAATGTGAAAAACATAGGCTTTCCTCCCCCAACCTGGAGGGAGGAAACCCAAGTGTCTGACCCTCTTCCTTCTCCTCTCCCTGAGGCCGAACTGGATCGTCTACTCAGTTCAGACTTGAGGCTGAGTGTGAAGGAATTCAATAATGCCCAACTCTGGGCAGCTGGTCTAATCCGAGCAAATGTGTCTACTTCTGCCCCTGATACTAGACCTCTCACTCTAGATGACTTGGCTACCT TGAAGAGGTTTTCGCAGCTACTGAAACTCGGAGGAGCCGGCAGTTCGAGTGCTCCTACATCGGCGCCTTCCGCAGTACCAGCGAGCTCAGTTCCCCCTCCGCCTCCACCAGTGCCTACTCAACAAGCCCTAGCTCAGTCATCTCCAGCGGAGGAGCACGGAAAGAAGAAGCGGAAGAAATCTACGGCCAAGAGGGCGCGAACTGAAGTCACCTCCTCTCCAGCTCAAGCGGAGGAATCTGCTCCCACACCTCACCAGTTCGGCCATTACGGGGTGAACTCGGCCGAATAG